A genomic window from Candidatus Methylomirabilis tolerans includes:
- a CDS encoding MBL fold metallo-hydrolase, with translation MKIYFHGATGGVTGSAYHVTTKHASVLVDCGLFQGSKEERAKNRHRAKLEGGRLDAVVLTHAHLDHVGRLPLLTKHGYQGPIYATQATIDVATLILRDAFYLQQADLERENRKRARSGLAPLEPLYEEKDVRGLRPLVRAVAYDQIIKVAPGIHARLVDAGHVIGSASVELTVEEDGRKKVIIFSGDLGARGAPLLNDPVPFERADAVIMESTYGDRNHRSLRETAIEARHIVEKAIEARAKILVPVFAVGRTQLLLYLLAAAFRNKTLPRFPIYVDSPLAIEATKVYGRHNELFDEEAQAMVKSGELRRQLQSVRFCPTADESRELNNKKGPCMIMAGNGMCTGGRIVHHLRHNLYRPETAILIVGFQSPGTLGRQLVDGKKSVTILGEECVVRASIHTMGGLSAHAGQHDLLNWFAVVAPSRPRAIITHGENPARKALSDLIRSRHGLRPECPNLGDVIEI, from the coding sequence ATGAAAATCTACTTCCATGGCGCAACGGGTGGCGTCACCGGCTCTGCCTATCACGTCACGACGAAGCACGCAAGCGTGCTGGTTGATTGCGGATTATTCCAGGGCAGTAAGGAAGAACGGGCGAAGAATCGCCATCGGGCGAAACTCGAAGGCGGCAGGCTCGATGCGGTGGTACTCACCCACGCCCATCTCGACCATGTCGGACGCTTGCCGCTGCTCACCAAGCATGGGTACCAGGGTCCGATCTATGCGACTCAAGCGACGATCGATGTAGCGACGTTGATTCTCCGCGATGCGTTCTATCTTCAACAAGCAGATCTTGAGCGCGAGAACCGAAAAAGAGCGCGCTCCGGTCTGGCGCCGCTCGAACCACTGTACGAAGAGAAAGATGTACGTGGCCTGCGTCCGCTGGTCAGGGCTGTCGCCTATGATCAGATCATCAAGGTCGCGCCGGGCATTCACGCGCGTTTAGTGGACGCCGGGCATGTGATCGGCTCGGCCAGCGTCGAGCTCACTGTGGAGGAGGACGGTCGAAAAAAGGTCATAATCTTTTCCGGGGACCTGGGGGCGCGAGGGGCGCCGCTGCTGAACGATCCCGTTCCCTTCGAGCGAGCCGATGCGGTCATCATGGAGTCGACCTATGGAGATCGGAATCACCGATCGCTTCGAGAGACGGCCATCGAGGCGCGACACATTGTCGAAAAGGCGATCGAGGCCAGGGCTAAAATTCTCGTGCCGGTGTTTGCGGTCGGACGAACTCAGTTGCTGCTCTATCTCCTGGCGGCAGCATTCCGTAACAAGACTCTGCCGCGATTTCCGATTTATGTCGATAGTCCATTGGCCATCGAGGCAACAAAGGTGTACGGCCGGCATAACGAGCTATTCGATGAGGAAGCGCAGGCTATGGTGAAATCCGGCGAGTTGCGTCGCCAACTTCAGAGCGTACGCTTCTGTCCGACGGCCGATGAATCCAGGGAACTCAATAACAAGAAAGGGCCGTGTATGATCATGGCCGGCAATGGCATGTGTACCGGCGGGCGGATCGTGCACCACCTGCGGCACAATCTATACCGGCCGGAAACGGCGATCCTGATCGTGGGCTTTCAATCACCCGGAACACTCGGACGACAACTCGTTGATGGCAAGAAGTCGGTTACCATCCTTGGAGAAGAATGCGTTGTTCGCGCGTCGATTCACACCATGGGTGGATTGAGTGCGCACGCCGGACAACACGACCTGCTGAACTGGTTCGCCGTTGTCGCGCCTTCGCGGCCGCGCGCGATCATCACCCACGGGGAAAATCCGGCGCGAA